The DNA window ACTTAATGAAGCATCAGCTCTGCAAAATTTCCCATTTCCCTCACAGCCTAACTGTGCAGACAGCAAGGACACCCGATATAGTGTTACTACCAGGTGCTGGCATTTGATTTCCAGCTTCAACTTATACACAGCCCTTGGGTTGCATCAGACATCACTAAGTCCTTCTAACCATGTGGAAGAGGTCATGAATTGAAAGGGCGATGGTAAGGAGCTCGGGGAATGAATTTAAATTACTAAGCATATGTGAAGTACAACCTGGCATGCTGCCATCCCTGTCTATTACTGAAATTTCTTACTGATGTGTAGCATCTTGCCTCTTGTGACCTTGCTGATAGCTGGCAAGTGGAAATGGAGGAGTGGGTGGATTACAACAGTGTCTTGTTGATGACAAGCCAGTACGGAACTAGATTTTGCTGGTAATAAGGGGGGGAATCAAATAATATTTGGCAAGTACTAACAAAGCCAGCTTCAGAAAGTGCTGTCAGAGAGGAGAAAGATTAGGATAGTAAAGCGCTAGGTAGAGGGGTGGGACGTTTGGTCCTATACTTGATGACTCCTGCTCCTCAGTCACATTTTggagctgggatggggcagaCCTGCAAAGAAGTTCACCATGAAGACAGTCCAGAACTGGCTGTTCCCACCACCTGTAAATGATTAATCCTCTGTAGTTGGAACAAGGATACTCATCCTTTTTGGACCTCACACTATAAACATCACACAGGCCCACCACTAACACCCAGCACTCAGATCCCCTTTTTGACTAAGGCATCCAGAAAGccctataaaaataaaagactgtGGTGGGATACAAACTgtgagaaaaagatgaagaaaaaaaaaaataatcctaaactACACTGACTTGATCGCAGAAGCAATTTTCAAACAGCCTGTTTTCCTCCTGACTCCCCACCCCCTGACTAAACCAGCAGTGACTGTCAGGACAACACATTGTTCATTAAAAGCTAAGACTTCAGCCTGGCTTTTAATATGCATAGCTGATTTTCTCATGATATTCCCACCTTGGGCTGGGAGTATCTGTCTGATAAGAGAAAAATACCATCTCGGAAACCCAAACATGAAACAAACGGCAAAAGAATTTGACTCCAAAGGAAATTCTTTTGCTTAGTAGCCTTGTTAAGTGCATCAGAGGGGTGCAGAACAGCAGACAGAAGGCTGCATGCTTCAAATGGTACATATTAAAGCAAGGTGACAGGgtgaaagaaaagacagaagcagCACAAAGGCAGGGGAAAGCAGAACATTCACCACTGCACATGGGAGGGCTCAAAGGTAGGTGGTTCTCTGGTAAACCAACCTGCAGGTATCCCCCGATGTGGACacaggggagagaggggggaatTTTTCTGAGAGGGGGGAAGGGCAGTCAAGGTCACTGTCATTCTCAACTGAACAGAGCGGTGCCCGCTgctcttttattttcagtttcactgAGGTGCTGTCCTCAAAGACGTCATCATCTCCCATATCATCAGAGCAGAAGTCTGTGCTTTCCACCAGCACGCTGGAGGATTTTTCAGCTTGGAAGTGACTAGAATAGCTCTCCAGTTCGTGAAACTTATGCAGGCTGCTGATGCTGGAGgtgtgggagaaggaaaaaaggtaacGCAACAGTTTTTTGCTTCTTGACGTGTCATGGTCCACTTTGTCCTCCAGCAAGGGGATATGTACAGCGCTGTGGTTTTCTGCTCCTCCCGATGCACTCGAGTAGTTGGAAAGGGAACGGATATAGGAATGCTTAGAATTGCTAAAAGAAAGAGGCCTGAGATTCAGCGGTTTTCTCTCTTTAAGATGAAATTTGTTAATCCTTAAACACTGCTCTTGAGTCGGGGTCAATCTGCCTTCTGAGCATGTTCGCTCCACATAGTCAAAGCACTCACTAGTGCTCTGCGCCTTCTGGTCCACATCATTGAGGGACTTGGAGAATTTCAGAGTGCGGGTGGGCTTTATATTCTTAGCAGACCTGAGTGCCTGGCCCCGATCCTGCCCACGGGAGTTTCTTTTTGCTGCATGTAACGTGTCCTGACAGATTACTGTCACAGTGACCCCTTGTGTCAGAGGGCTCTGGCAGTGAGGATTTTTCAAGACAACAGCAGACTGCACTGGACTGTGATGACAACACTCAGAAAACACTGCACTGGAACTGCATGCAGAACAGTGGAATAAAAGCACAGAAAGTAAAAAACAGTTACAAAAGAGAACACATATAATTAAAAGTGAAGAAATGAGAATTACGGCTAGTGTGGGAATGGCAAACATAGCAGGGCCAGTCAGTGGGATTCAACAAAGCAGTGTTAGACAGCAGTCGAGTCAAACAAATGGGATGCTTCATATGGGAACCCCACATCACTTACTTCCCCATACACAtggtttttcagttttgttttctcttaattTGAACCTTGCATGAGCCTCACTGTAGCCATGCAAACAACACACTTTACCTGCAGATGTCCTGGTTGGATGGTGTAACAGAAGTCCGAGAGAAGCTATGAGGGGCAGAGATAGAGGTTGGACTTCCAGCCTgcagtgaaattaaaacaaacaaagcaagtCACAAGTTGAAAGAGTTTGGTATGCACAGTAATCAACTTCAGGGTTAAACACAGTATACAGTCAGATATCACTCTACATCAGATATTTACGGGCTAGTTGCAAGAAAGTGGCTTTACTGTCAAATGCTAGAAAGGGAGGTCACACAGCCTCATCCTTGGGAAAGTAGTAatcagaacagaaacattttccccccaaggttaaatgCAGCCGTCTCTGGAGCGGAACCTGCCAGCTGTCAAACACTGCACAGAACAATAGCTTGGGAAATGAGCAATGCTATGGTAATTAGAATAATTAGATGGAGGTGTGTGTATAGACTAGTTGGAATTTAGCTACTACATAATAGCTAATCCTTCCACTTATAATGATGACAAGAGATTACAGgcttgaggtttttttcacaaaacagaacCATCAGTAATTCGGTAACTCAAACACTGTTTGGAGACTTATTTTCTGTACTAGCATATGCATATGAGCACCATCTGCCAAACCAGACCATTCCCTGAAGTACTCTTTGTACTTTGTGAGGCCTTTCATCCTGCTCTTACTCTGACAGGGTCTTCCATCTACTTGGAGAAGAGGTGTGGCAGCAGTCACATTCATAAGACCCAATAAGAGCAGAGTGAGAAATAGAATAACTGAAGAATTCAGAAATAGCTgaactaactgaaaaaaaataaagctaaggTCTTGGCTTATTTGGCACTTAACAGAGAAGCCTCTAGAAGCAATATGGTAAGAACAGTCACTGTCTCAGAGTTGGGGCTCGATGGGCTATTATTACAGGCCTTTGCTGCTGCCATCTTCTGTGGGTCACCAACAGAAACTTCTTGACTCTTCCTAGAGGCTTTGGTGAGTAGGAAGCCTGTGTTGATAACCTTGTAATAGAGAATCTTTAAACCTGGTTCTCCCATGTCTGCTGGATAGGCTGTGCAGCTCACCCACTGCTGTAGAACACTGCTTGCAATTCAAAATTCAGACAAAAGGTTTACAGCTCTTTTGATCTGCAAAGCAAAGGCTGAAGCCCAGGAAGGAACAATGCAACCAGCACAACAACAGAAGTGTCGACACCACACTGGGCTGCACAAAAACCAGCACAGCCAACACAGCCCTGGGCTAGTCAAGTGTGAAACGCCAGACTAGGAGAGACCTCAGGTCATGGAAGTTGTGTTGCCATAGAAGCACACTGTGCCCAGCCCTGTACTTCAGCTTGAGGTGCCAGAGCTAGCTCAGTCATCACTGCTTTGATGATCTCTGGTCATGGTGCAACACACACACAATCTCAGAACTCTTCAATCCTATACTTAACTTATTAAAAGCCCCTATGGTACATTTaaacacagctgctgcaagcTTTTACACTCATAGCAAAAGCAAGGTTCCTTGTCACACAATATACTCTTCTTTCTTTGTGAGAGAAGATGGGTATACTAGGATACACATGCCACTCTATAAATACAGATACAACCATCATGAGTTACAGGACTCatgttaaggttttgtttctctAGCCGAGAGCACTACAGAGCGCAATGTATCTGGCCTCATGTTGGGATGTTTCAGGTGCACTGAGCCTGAAAAAACAGGTATCCATTTACAGCTAGGTCTGCAAGAGGGCAAGACTCAAACCACATCTCTTGATCTGTAGCAAGATACTGTAACTTATTTCCCATCCTACCCAGCTAGTTACATGTACAGAATAAAAACCAAGAGAATAACCTTGGGACAGAAAACAATTTGAACTATGTTATGAtgtaacaaaacaaattaaagacTTAAAGATCAGTTATTTGCTTTATCCTGGAAACTATGGTTCTTTATATTTTACACCACTTGCACATGCTAATGATATAGGATGCTGATCATACAGTCAGGTAAATTCAGGTATTACTTAGAAATTTGCTATTTGATGCTTAACCTCTCCTAAAAGCAGGTACATCTCTGACTTCACATCTTATCTTTTAAAGACTTCGTacagtaattacttttttttttaaagaaagactgaCAAATTAGTGAAAGACCTGACACACTATGATCTGCTGCTAtaattatgcaaatgaaaattaatatgacttaaataatgaattatttaaaaagacaTATTTAGCAATCTtctaaaaacaaaatattgaaccAGTAAAACAGCATGTTGCATTCTGTCATGGAAACAGAGCCATATATTGTTGGAACTGGTCACAAACCAATTAATAAATGTCTCAGGTTTTATGTTATTAGCAAATCACAGAAGGTAACCTGCTTAGAATGAATCCAATTTCTCTACTCCTTCACTTTAACAATGAAGCTTTCCAAAACCAGACGGTGGTATATATGATGTGACAGTCTAATAGCAGATGACTAGATTCAATGATCCAAAATTTCCCTTCTGAAACCATGTTACTGGTTTCTTGATACACTTGCCTGGCACCAAGACAGTGGGAAATCAAAAGGCTGGgacaagaaaacaagaaattgtgggatttcatttgcatttcaagTTTACTATTCTCTTTCTAGATGCCAGCACTGTTCAGGACAGCCTGCAAAAACCCCACATCTAAGGCACATTTCCTTTCCCTCCTATCTTCCTGCTTCAAAACAGAAGGTCCTTTGCTCCATCTTCATACATAATGCAAATGCAACCAAAATATGAACAGAAGCTAATGCACTTGGAAAGGCACCACAAAGTGGAGCAACAAAACACTGGAGGAAGTTACGCCCAACCCTCGGTTTGAGCTAATATGAGCTGTGGCTACCACCAAAAGCCATGGTTCAATAAGCCTCTAGCCTCTCagcctctcttctcttcctcccatgCTTTTTGCTTGTGAAACTATTCACAGAGCTGCATTGCAAATCAGATTAGGGTAGCGAGGTGAGGTAAAACTAACCACTTATTTTACTGAGTTGGTTTAATGCTAGTCACTTCCCTAGCTTCAGCTGTCAGAGGAACATCAGAGGAACTCTAACGGCAAGGAACAACTGACTAACAAGAGAAGAGTATACTAAAATGCAAGCTGCTGCCAAGAGCCCAAGAAGTAAGTTCTGCCCCTTCTAGAAGCAGAGGTGCATGCAGCTGACACTGGCCAGTCCACACAGCTTGTCTGGGTTTACTGACTCAGATACAGCAGCTGTCAGGCAGAGATATGccacagagaagaagaaacactTTGCAGCCTTGGGCCAGAACAGGGCAAAGAAGAAGCAATGTGATGGGTGAATGTAACAGAGAGGCGAATCCAGCTAGCTTGGAGTTCTGATGTTGCTTCCACGCATGGCTCAGCTCTGAAGAGGCTGGGAAAATAAGCAATGAAAGCTTTCACCACTCTGTAGCTTCTGGCACACACACCATTCTTaatgccccagcagcagcctccaAATAGTAGCACCTTTGGTTGAACTAGCTATTTACAATGGCAACAGCAGTAGTAGGTTTTAAGCACTCCCTGTCATAGGAGGTTTCTGCCATGCTCATTATGGGATGGGTAGCCTAAGCCTTGACAGCCTGAATTCAATCCTTCTAACTCACAGAATCACTTGCTGAATCTCTGTGGACTTTCATCCCCTTTGTATGGAGAAATACCACCTCCAGTGACAAGCCTTAGAGCTATGTGCTAGAGAGTTACCCTGTACAGCCCGACTGGTTGCCTAAAATAGCTCAGGACTAAAGGTCAATAGTTAGTTAATTGTGTATATTGACATTCCCATCTAATGCAATTCAGTGAGGTCACAGTGTGACCTTCTGCACTGGTGTTTAGATAATCACAGCAACTCTGAAGGTAGCAATCCCTGGAAGCCTACAGCTCTCTGGAGGGCTGCCATCaggaagatatatatatatatctatatcttttttttatatatatatatgtgtacgtatgtacatatatacacacacacgtatatatatacatatgtatgtgctGCCATAGCTGGTTGTTCTCACTCTGCCCCCACTCCAAGAACAGTGTGATCTGTTGGTGAAAGAACTCTGCCTTTCTGATTACCTACTTATGGTT is part of the Strix uralensis isolate ZFMK-TIS-50842 chromosome 7, bStrUra1, whole genome shotgun sequence genome and encodes:
- the MARCHF8 gene encoding E3 ubiquitin-protein ligase MARCHF8 isoform X6, with amino-acid sequence MSRSSNISKAGSPTSISAPHSFSRTSVTPSNQDICSSSAVFSECCHHSPVQSAVVLKNPHCQSPLTQGVTVTVICQDTLHAAKRNSRGQDRGQALRSAKNIKPTRTLKFSKSLNDVDQKAQSTSECFDYVERTCSEGRLTPTQEQCLRINKFHLKERKPLNLRPLSFSNSKHSYIRSLSNYSSASGGAENHSAVHIPLLEDKVDHDTSRSKKLLRYLFSFSHTSSISSLHKFHELESYSSHFQAEKSSSVLVESTDFCSDDMGDDDVFEDSTSVKLKIKEQRAPLCSVENDSDLDCPSPLSEKFPPLSPVSTSGDTCRICHCEGDDESPLITPCHCTGSLHFVHQACLQQWIKSSDTRCCELCKYEFIMETKLKPLRKWEKLQMTASERRKIMCSVTFHVIAITCVVWSLYVLIDRTAEEIKQGQTTGILEWPFWTKLVVVAIGFTGGLLFMYVQCKVYVQLWKRLKAYNRVIYVQNCPETSKKNIFEKPALMEPNFENKEMLGVHHSDTNSSHYTEPEDCAAEILHV
- the MARCHF8 gene encoding E3 ubiquitin-protein ligase MARCHF8 isoform X4 codes for the protein MNMPLHQISVIPAQDVTSSRVSRSKTKEKEEQAGSPTSISAPHSFSRTSVTPSNQDICSSSAVFSECCHHSPVQSAVVLKNPHCQSPLTQGVTVTVICQDTLHAAKRNSRGQDRGQALRSAKNIKPTRTLKFSKSLNDVDQKAQSTSECFDYVERTCSEGRLTPTQEQCLRINKFHLKERKPLNLRPLSFSNSKHSYIRSLSNYSSASGGAENHSAVHIPLLEDKVDHDTSRSKKLLRYLFSFSHTSSISSLHKFHELESYSSHFQAEKSSSVLVESTDFCSDDMGDDDVFEDSTSVKLKIKEQRAPLCSVENDSDLDCPSPLSEKFPPLSPVSTSGDTCRICHCEGDDESPLITPCHCTGSLHFVHQACLQQWIKSSDTRCCELCKYEFIMETKLKPLRKWEKLQMTASERRKIMCSVTFHVIAITCVVWSLYVLIDRTAEEIKQGQTTGILEWPFWTKLVVVAIGFTGGLLFMYVQCKVYVQLWKRLKAYNRVIYVQNCPETSKKNIFEKPALMEPNFENKEMLGVHHSDTNSSHYTEPEDCAAEILHV
- the MARCHF8 gene encoding E3 ubiquitin-protein ligase MARCHF8 isoform X3, which gives rise to MNMPLHQISVIPAQDVTSSRVSRSKTKEKEEQNEKALGHSMSRSSNISKAGSPTSISAPHSFSRTSVTPSNQDICSSSAVFSECCHHSPVQSAVVLKNPHCQSPLTQGVTVTVICQDTLHAAKRNSRGQDRGQALRSAKNIKPTRTLKFSKSLNDVDQKAQSTSECFDYVERTCSEGRLTPTQEQCLRINKFHLKERKPLNLRPLSFSNSKHSYIRSLSNYSSASGGAENHSAVHIPLLEDKVDHDTSRSKKLLRYLFSFSHTSSISSLHKFHELESYSSHFQAEKSSSVLVESTDFCSDDMGDDDVFEDSTSVKLKIKEQRAPLCSVENDSDLDCPSPLSEKFPPLSPVSTSGDTCRICHCEGDDESPLITPCHCTGSLHFVHQACLQQWIKSSDTRCCELCKYEFIMETKLKPLRKWEKLQMTASERRKIMCSVTFHVIAITCVVWSLYVLIDRTAEEIKQGQTTGILEWPFWTKLVVVAIGFTGGLLFMYVQCKVYVQLWKRLKAYNRVIYVQNCPETSKKNIFEKPALMEPNFENKEMLGVHHSDTNSSHYTEPEDCAAEILHV
- the MARCHF8 gene encoding E3 ubiquitin-protein ligase MARCHF8 isoform X1, which gives rise to MLPLPESPGARPKKKKNRSVLDLVGAIGQLSLLENMAELVLLLLVGNEKALGHSMSRSSNISKAGSPTSISAPHSFSRTSVTPSNQDICSSSAVFSECCHHSPVQSAVVLKNPHCQSPLTQGVTVTVICQDTLHAAKRNSRGQDRGQALRSAKNIKPTRTLKFSKSLNDVDQKAQSTSECFDYVERTCSEGRLTPTQEQCLRINKFHLKERKPLNLRPLSFSNSKHSYIRSLSNYSSASGGAENHSAVHIPLLEDKVDHDTSRSKKLLRYLFSFSHTSSISSLHKFHELESYSSHFQAEKSSSVLVESTDFCSDDMGDDDVFEDSTSVKLKIKEQRAPLCSVENDSDLDCPSPLSEKFPPLSPVSTSGDTCRICHCEGDDESPLITPCHCTGSLHFVHQACLQQWIKSSDTRCCELCKYEFIMETKLKPLRKWEKLQMTASERRKIMCSVTFHVIAITCVVWSLYVLIDRTAEEIKQGQTTGILEWPFWTKLVVVAIGFTGGLLFMYVQCKVYVQLWKRLKAYNRVIYVQNCPETSKKNIFEKPALMEPNFENKEMLGVHHSDTNSSHYTEPEDCAAEILHV
- the MARCHF8 gene encoding E3 ubiquitin-protein ligase MARCHF8 isoform X7 encodes the protein MLPLPESPGARPKKKKNRSVLDLVGAIGQLSLLENMAELVLLLLVGNEKALGHSMSRSSNISKAGSPTSISAPHSFSRTSVTPSNQDICSSSAVFSECCHHSPVQSAVVLKNPHCQSPLTQGVTVTVICQDTLHAAKRNSRGQDRGQALRSAKNIKPTRTLKFSKSLNDVDQKAQSTSECFDYVERTCSEGRLTPTQEQCLRINKFHLKERKPLNLRPLSFSNSKHSYIRSLSNYSSASGGAENHSAVHIPLLEDKVDHDTSRSKKLLRYLFSFSHTSSISSLHKFHELESYSSHFQAEKSSSVLVESTDFCSDDMGDDDVFEDSTSVKLKIKEQRAPLCSVENDSDLDCPSPLSEKFPPLSPVSTSGDTCRICHCEGDDESPLITPCHCTGSLHFVHQACLQQWIKSSDTRCCELCKYEFIMETKLKPLRKWEKLQMTASERRKIMCSVTFHVIAITCVVWSLYVLIDRTAEEIKQGQTTGILEWPFWTKLVVVAIGFTGGLLFMLDHQHT
- the MARCHF8 gene encoding E3 ubiquitin-protein ligase MARCHF8 isoform X2, producing MLRTFSSLRFIHRTLSVLDLVGAIGQLSLLENMAELVLLLLVGNEKALGHSMSRSSNISKAGSPTSISAPHSFSRTSVTPSNQDICSSSAVFSECCHHSPVQSAVVLKNPHCQSPLTQGVTVTVICQDTLHAAKRNSRGQDRGQALRSAKNIKPTRTLKFSKSLNDVDQKAQSTSECFDYVERTCSEGRLTPTQEQCLRINKFHLKERKPLNLRPLSFSNSKHSYIRSLSNYSSASGGAENHSAVHIPLLEDKVDHDTSRSKKLLRYLFSFSHTSSISSLHKFHELESYSSHFQAEKSSSVLVESTDFCSDDMGDDDVFEDSTSVKLKIKEQRAPLCSVENDSDLDCPSPLSEKFPPLSPVSTSGDTCRICHCEGDDESPLITPCHCTGSLHFVHQACLQQWIKSSDTRCCELCKYEFIMETKLKPLRKWEKLQMTASERRKIMCSVTFHVIAITCVVWSLYVLIDRTAEEIKQGQTTGILEWPFWTKLVVVAIGFTGGLLFMYVQCKVYVQLWKRLKAYNRVIYVQNCPETSKKNIFEKPALMEPNFENKEMLGVHHSDTNSSHYTEPEDCAAEILHV
- the MARCHF8 gene encoding E3 ubiquitin-protein ligase MARCHF8 isoform X5, producing the protein MCSKELTVSGKNEKALGHSMSRSSNISKAGSPTSISAPHSFSRTSVTPSNQDICSSSAVFSECCHHSPVQSAVVLKNPHCQSPLTQGVTVTVICQDTLHAAKRNSRGQDRGQALRSAKNIKPTRTLKFSKSLNDVDQKAQSTSECFDYVERTCSEGRLTPTQEQCLRINKFHLKERKPLNLRPLSFSNSKHSYIRSLSNYSSASGGAENHSAVHIPLLEDKVDHDTSRSKKLLRYLFSFSHTSSISSLHKFHELESYSSHFQAEKSSSVLVESTDFCSDDMGDDDVFEDSTSVKLKIKEQRAPLCSVENDSDLDCPSPLSEKFPPLSPVSTSGDTCRICHCEGDDESPLITPCHCTGSLHFVHQACLQQWIKSSDTRCCELCKYEFIMETKLKPLRKWEKLQMTASERRKIMCSVTFHVIAITCVVWSLYVLIDRTAEEIKQGQTTGILEWPFWTKLVVVAIGFTGGLLFMYVQCKVYVQLWKRLKAYNRVIYVQNCPETSKKNIFEKPALMEPNFENKEMLGVHHSDTNSSHYTEPEDCAAEILHV